In the genome of Blastopirellula marina, the window ACTGAGTTGCGACTTTACCGCAAAACCGACTGGATCCAAAACGACAACCACACCCCACCCAAGTTTTCTGGACTACGTGGTCTGTTTGTTCACCTGTGACCCAAGGTGCAGGCCCAATTCAAGCTAACGGGCAGAATTAAGTAAGGAACGAATTTTATGCTCGGTATTACCATGGCCATTCTGTTGCAAGTTTCCGCAGTTGGCGACACGACGGTCGATTACAACTCGGCATTCAAAGACGCCTCGGAAACTGGCAAGCCGATGCTTGTCCTCGTCGGCACAGATTGGTGTCCAGCATGCGTGACGATGAAGCAATCGATCATCCCACGCCTTAAACGTGCTGGCCGTTTGAGCGGTGTCGTCTACACAGAAGTCGATGCCGACGCCCAACCTCGCATCGCCCACCGCATCATGTCGGGTGGAGGCTACCCGCAATTGGCTCTTTACCGCAAGACGAAAGACGGCTGGCGTCGTCAAATTCTGGTTGGCGTTCAATCCGAATCTACCATCCAGACGCTGGTAGACCGTGCTGTTGCCGCCCAAGAATCGGAAGCCGACAAGCTCGAAGTTCTGCCGATCTCGCAGTAGTCTCTGCGGTACGCTTTCCCACCGAAAGCAATTCAACAAGCGCATTCCTGTTGGGATAGCCAGCCCGCACTGGCTCATCCCGGCAGTTGCCTATGCACAATGCAATAAGCCAGAAGTCCTTCGACTCCTGGCTTATTTTATGCCCCAGCTATAGCGCCGTGCGATTTCCGATTTTTTGCCAATCGGTTTCTTACAGTTTCAAGAAGCACATGCTGACCGATAGGAGTCGGTCGTCGAGCATGATGGCTTCCGAGTTTTCGTGTTCGAAGGTCGCGCTCACGAATTCAAGACCGCGAGCGAACGCCATCTGGTAGCCTTCACCCACGATCACCGAAGGAACGGTAATCCCCTGGAACGAGAACGAAGTCTTCGCCAGGTTCGATTTGATGCCGCCGCAAATCATGTTCGTGACTTCGCCGGCTCCATCGACAACCTGGCTGGTGAGTTTGCCAAACTCTTCTTGTAGCAACCCTTCGACGACGTTGATCGCCAGCATCTCCGACATGTTCACCGTGATGAAACCGGAAACGCGTCCGTGAACACCAATGATGCCCGTCACCAGGCCGTTCTCTCGGAGCGGCACTCGAGCCACGCCCACGCAGCGTGCGGTCGTACCGCACATGGTAAGTGCCTTTTCCACAGAAGTAACCACAGCTTCCGCGAGAACCGAGTTGGTTCCGGCCAGGCTCGACGTGTTTTCGATAACGGTTGACATGTTTGCCCCACCTACTGGTATTCAGTGAATGATTTGTCGGCGTCAGTTTGCCACGTAAGTATGGGACAACTTTGCCAACAAATTCTGACAGGGGGCAAGATGGCGAATCTTGATCGCGTTCAATGCCAGGCGGGAACGGCATAACCGTTACAAACCGCACGGAATCTCGATGCCTGACCAGGCAATTATGCTTCTGCTGGGGGCTGAATATGATATCGGCGAATCTTCCGATCGAGCGTCGATCGTTCAATTCCCAGAATTCCCGCCGTCCGGCTCTTATTCCAGCCGGTCGCCCGCAGCGTGGCGTTGATATGACGCTTTTCGAGGTCGGCCAGCGAAAGAGGCTCGTAGCCGCTCTTGGTGGCGTTCAGTTCGGCCGTATCGCCACTGGCTGTCAGATTTGAAAGGGCGAGGTCCTCGGAACTGATTCGTTCCGATTGAGCCAACACAACCGATCGTTCAATCACGTTCTTCAGTTCGCGTACGTTCCCTGGCCAGCGATACTTCTGCAAGTCGTCGATCGCCGACTGGGTGAAGCCGAGGATCTTTCGCCCCGTCTCCGCGTTGAATTTCTGCACGAAATACGACGCTAGTTCCAGGATGTCTTCAGGCCGCTTACGGAGCGGGGGGACGTTTACTTCCACCACTCGCAATCGGAAGAACAAGTCGCGGCGGAATCGGCCGCGTTCGACTTCCTTCTCCAGGTCTCGGTTGGTGGCGGCGATCACGCGTACATCGACCTGTACCGCTTCGTTACCACCGACACGCTCGAACGGATGTCCTTCAAGTAC includes:
- a CDS encoding thioredoxin family protein produces the protein MLGITMAILLQVSAVGDTTVDYNSAFKDASETGKPMLVLVGTDWCPACVTMKQSIIPRLKRAGRLSGVVYTEVDADAQPRIAHRIMSGGGYPQLALYRKTKDGWRRQILVGVQSESTIQTLVDRAVAAQESEADKLEVLPISQ
- a CDS encoding chemotaxis protein CheX, which codes for MSTVIENTSSLAGTNSVLAEAVVTSVEKALTMCGTTARCVGVARVPLRENGLVTGIIGVHGRVSGFITVNMSEMLAINVVEGLLQEEFGKLTSQVVDGAGEVTNMICGGIKSNLAKTSFSFQGITVPSVIVGEGYQMAFARGLEFVSATFEHENSEAIMLDDRLLSVSMCFLKL